The following are from one region of the Sphingobium sp. MI1205 genome:
- a CDS encoding NAD-dependent dehydratase produces MTKILLAGATGLVGGEALALMLADDRVSQLVAPTRRPLPPHPKLNNPLTDSNALPSDAPWWAVDGVVCAIGTTRAKAGSAAAFRAIDRDYVLAIARHARAAGARRFALTSSMGANPRSPLLYSRTKGEVEAGISRLGFPSLTVVRPGLLGGRRDEHRPMEQAMERLLRIAAPILPPAARISPAITVAHLLVEAALTDPDGTRIISSGDIARMRHR; encoded by the coding sequence ATGACGAAAATCCTTCTCGCAGGCGCAACGGGGCTGGTCGGCGGCGAAGCGCTCGCCCTGATGCTGGCCGACGATCGCGTAAGCCAGCTTGTCGCCCCCACCCGCCGGCCCCTCCCGCCGCATCCGAAACTGAACAATCCGCTGACCGACAGCAACGCCTTACCGTCCGACGCGCCGTGGTGGGCCGTCGATGGCGTCGTCTGCGCCATCGGGACCACGCGGGCGAAAGCCGGCTCGGCCGCCGCCTTTCGCGCAATCGATCGTGACTATGTTCTGGCCATCGCCCGGCACGCACGAGCTGCGGGTGCGCGCCGCTTCGCCCTTACTTCCTCAATGGGCGCAAATCCGCGCTCCCCGCTGCTCTATTCAAGAACAAAGGGCGAGGTTGAAGCAGGAATATCCCGGCTCGGATTCCCTTCCCTCACCGTCGTTCGTCCCGGCCTGCTCGGCGGGCGGCGCGATGAACACCGTCCGATGGAACAGGCGATGGAAAGGCTGCTGCGCATCGCGGCCCCCATCCTCCCCCCTGCGGCCCGCATCAGTCCGGCGATCACCGTCGCGCATCTGCTTGTCGAAGCCGCACTGACCGACCCGGACGGCACGCGGATCATTTCCTCTGGG